In the genome of Lactuca sativa cultivar Salinas chromosome 3, Lsat_Salinas_v11, whole genome shotgun sequence, the window TAAATGCTATAACAGGAAGAAATGGAAGTATGATACTATTTATTGCatttaattcatttttttttataaatcttttTTTAGGTTGAAAAATGGGGTTTGGTAGAAGGTGGTCATGATCTTGATGTTGCAGACCTTAAGGTGCAAATTGCTTCAGCCACTGTTTTCCTTGGACTTACTAAAAAGGTATAAGTAGAATTACCATTTTGCCCTTCAACTAATGTTGTttaattattatcattattagcATTCCTTCATAAATGCCAAAAACAAAGCATCTCGAGTAATAACATAAAACACAAACATTTTTGTTTTGAATTTTCACTCATCATTTACAATTACATTTCATTTTTActagaaattaaaaataaataaataacattaagTAAATAATTTTACATTTGTTTGAGAAATATGATGCTTCTATGATTCTGTGTTTGATGTATCTGTTGCATGTAAAATGATGGGTTAGTTGAAAAATATGGAGATTATCGAAGGGTAATTTAGTAAATTGTGTTGGTACCATGGTTTTAAGGTTTTAATCCTCGCAGCATTGAATGCAAATTGGTGGTTGTTTCTTGATATCGCAGTAGCAACAAGCTATATCACAGTTACTGCTGCATCCTATCAAAAGTTTATAATCATGTATTCTTTGATTAATCGACTATCATTTAATTGattgtttataattttttttgtttgaaataTAATATTATACACGTCACAATTTAAAATAGTGAAAATGGTTAAATACAAACATTAGGACTTTGCATCAATCTCACTTGTCAAAAACTCTAAATCATTTTCGGAATAGGATTTTTTGAGTGTATTTTTGCAAATGATTTTATGAGGACTAATAGTATAATTGAATTTTGTTTTGATGCTAAATGATGGGCAATGTTTATAATTGGTAATAAATTTCCAAACCTTGTGTAGTGAAAGATCAAAAACATGGTATAAACAAACCTACTATTTCAAAATCCATAAAATCTTATATAATCAGAGGGTGTAATAGCTAACTCATAAAAATAGAAActtaaaatgattataaaatatttaagggaaatctccagaaaagtttcaaaattttagttcaatttatgaaaaagtctcaaactaaattttgtttatagaaaagcaCAAACTACcggctaaaacttcgaaaaaaccattttttttccGGTTTCGTAGATGTAGCCGGTATTCTGTCGTTTTTTGTTAGCTTGctcaaaatattaggacttttttgaaaattacccGATAactaaaatattaggacttttctaaaAATTATTATgaaattaatggatattattattaacaaatcatttataaacataacaaatattttttttattataaacaaaggaaatatATTTGTTTCTAATTTCTAGGAATAGAATGGTCGACATGGTCTATTGTTTGTTGACCACCTCAAACTCTTTATGTTCCTCCTATGTATCGTTATACAagagttgataatatttattaatacacaATCAATAAGTGCCTACTTTCTATTAGGTTTGACGCTATAGGATCACGTGTTATTAgaaaatatcattaaataataATTCTTGAATATATATAGATCTTTCATTATGTTCTTTAACGTAAATACCACCTAACCTTTATACATTATTCGGTAACAATTATCAAATTACAAACATAGTGAAAAATAACTTTGAATGACAATTTAAATAGATAATCACCCTACATTTTTTCCATATAAATTATCATTCACGATTCACTTTTTCACATTTGATAGATGTGTGTTAGCCTATGGTTGTTATCGTGTGAGGTATGGATGTTGGGTGGTAGTTAGGTTAAACAACATAAGAGGAGCACTAACATTAGAGGAACACTCACTGAGTACATCTCACCATCATACACACAATGATGCATAGGAGGACGTAGAGAGTTTGATGTGGTTAATAAGCAATAGAAGAGTACTTAGACCATCAATTTATTCCTAGAAATTAGCAACAAGTGTATTttcctttttataataaaatattttttatgtttataaatgatttgttaataataatatctattaatttcatggtaattttcaaaaaagtcccaatattttggttatAAGGTAGTTTCCGGAAAAGTCCCAAGATTTTAAGCAAACTAACGAAAAAAGATGGAATACCGGCTAAATCTTCAAAACCGGCCGAAAAGGATGTTTTCGAAGTTTTAACCGGTATTCTGTGTTTTTTTGTAAGCAAAATTTAGTTTGGGACTTTATCATAAATTGGACTaaaattttggaatttttttgGAGATTTCCCAATATTTAAAATAAGAAtttgggtaaatatgatattttgaaagtttataaaggataaatatgatatttaaaaattattccggataaatatgatatttgaAAGTTTATAAAGGATAAATACGATATTTAAAAATTATTctggataaatatgatattttaaggTTTGAATAGATATAAAATTCTGCCTTACTAATATACTACAGTTCTTTATAAATTTAATAAATGGACAAAAAGATGTTTTTGGTTGAGTTTAACATTTTCATTATGCATCTTTAGCAACTTATACTAGTAATGTTTGGAAGTATAACTCTTTCAAGTTTCAACTTCATTAATTCTTGTAACATATATAATAGTCACTTATACCatattgctttttttttttttttttttttttttttttggtaatatACATAAAATCTACTATATTCCGACAATTTATATAGGTTAACCATTATATTTCTAAGCCACctatttttgaagaaaaaaaatcattGCGACAACTATAACCTTATATTTTCAGTTCAAGCATGCGTTAAAACTAACATGACTTCCTATTTATCGAATTTTAGAAGGAAAAAAATTACTGCGACAACTATGACCTTATATTTCTGGTTTAGCATGTGTTAAAACTAACACAACTTCTCATTATCTACATGATATTATATGTACTTATGAATCTTGCTTTTTGAAATGACTTCTTATTTGCCAGTTTGGCAGGTTGTACACATGATATGTAGGCAAATGAGAAGACATTTTAGaaaattatgttattttaaataCATATGAAATATGATGTTATGTAGGTTAATGAGAAGTCATATATAGTGGTTAAGTTGTAAATATCTCAAAATATACTTGCTATATATTGACGTATGTAAAAATGAAAAAGTTTTAAAGTTTCAACATCACCTGTAACAAGGAAGTAGTCTAAGGGTTGAATTTCTTGTGAATTCATGCCAAATGGTGAGTGTGTTATTGCCCCAACTTGAAAAAAACACAACAAAAACCAAGCAATTGCTAATGGTAACAATTTCATGGTTTTCTAGAGACCAAATTTAGCATGGATTTTATGGCAAGATTTTATAGTTGGTGGGTggcaatatttatttaaaaacaaaaaaaaggtaAGAGTTGTAGTTGGGAGTTAGGAATGTGAAGAATCTATATAACTCAAATGACATGATTGCCCAAAATTATGGCACCTGTGTTTAGTATAATCCTAAATTAATTGGTCTATTAGTCATACATTGATGATGAATTTAGGAAAAGCTTAAATCTTTTATCAACATTAAAATGCCTACACCATGATTCATGTTAGTGTCTTCGACCTTGCAAGATCAACATGTTGGCTAACATATAAGAGCATCACATGGGTGCTCTTTCACGTCCTTGCAAAAAATGTCAACTAAACATCATATTTCAATTAGACAAATGGTGGGCCACTTACTATAAAAATGATTAAAACAGGTAaagtaattaaatattattaaatgtGGGGACATTATTTCTTTGCAAGGCTTTCAAATATAGCAAGAAGAAGTAAGTGTACGTGACATCAAATGTGATACAAATGGTCTAGTTTACAAAATGAGAACGCAAAACAAAAAAGTAATCAAAATTCATTCTTTGATTAAATGGAAAAACTGACTCAAAACCAATGTTTTACAATCTATTCTCATAATCAAAAACTCGATTATAGATAGGTATATATAGACTAACAAATCAACTTGTATTAGACTAGGAAACTTATGACCAACTTGTCATAAACTAAACTTTCCATAAATTAGATTGTTTGGTCTCCAAGTCCTTAtcgacttaggattccaacaaaTGATATATAATgcatatatttttaaataaattaattcaaaagattGTAACCTTCGACTTTATGTACCACATAAGTGCGGATAATTTAAAGTGAGGGCAATCATGTAAGTTTTGTGAGACAATAACGCCCATTTTTAACCGAAGAGAAAAATTTTAATCGAAGAGAACAGAGAAATTATATACATACCACCAATTGTTGTTTGTATTTCTCGTAATAATGATTGTATAACCCATGATGTAAGGATTTATATTATCGAAGGGGTATATATAATAGCACACACGAGAAAATTCCATTGGCTGACACCAAACTTTGAAGTATGGAAAAATGTCTTGAGAAGAATAAAAAAGTAATTATAGAGTATTATATACTATAtaataatccaaatcaaagttAAAAGCCATAAATAATGTCATCGTcctaataattaaaatatttttagttttaaaattcatcaaaatgaaaaaaataagaaTATTGTTAGGCAAAATGAAATCTCAACCCTCATGATATTAGGTCAAAAGAAGATTTAAAATAACCTTTTAccttttttattatgttttacataaaataaaagtttaaaaaaaagtcaaaagcccaaaaaactaaaaatatacaGAAGTCTACACAATCAATTAGGAATATTATTGGAGTCGGAACCGGACCGAACCAACCCGAAAACCAAATGAAACTAATTGGAGGAACTGACACCAGGGCCGGTTAACCTAATACAGGTGCGGTTCAGGTATTAATTGGTCCGAATCGATTATTACCTGAATAACCCGGATAACATTCACAATAGGATTAACGATATAATATAACTGAAAAAACCAAAAAACCGTATTACAATTCTATGACCTGAATAACATTTACAATATGATTATAAAgactatttttttattagttttgtaGCTTATGATTCCATAATAAAACCTTTAATGAAACAAATCTGTTGattgaaaataatgaaaatatacataattgtttcaaatatgcaaaaaaaaaatggCACCATTTATGTATAAGCAtgcatagtatatatatatatatatatatatatatatatatatatatatatatatatatatatatatatatatatatatatatatatatattagtttataacatGTGGTTCCCACGGTTATAAAACTAAtcaaacttttataataaaaactcaaaattattaataagttattttaaataaattattaatttaagagatatttttattagttatgtgaaattataatcattgattcaaataaatatataaaattaattttaatatatattagatattttttatttgtgaattaataaaaacaataatttaaaaattaaaatttaaaatagaatcacattaatgaggtttaataaatttaaaatgaaaaactaatagattgacaagtggcaacacattaattaaaatgtctaatatgatgacacatgacaaaatAACTACTCTTTTACATGTAAATACGAATTATAAACTTGGTATGTTTTTGTTCCCAAATAGACCAAATATGAATTATAAACTTGGTATCTTTTTGTTCCCAAATTAACAGACCAAATATTCAATATATATTAAAACTGATTTCActttttatttgattgtattgtAAACACGAATGAACTATTCTTGAGATATAAGAATGTGAAATCCAAACACCAAAATCTTATTTAATTTTCGCAAACATGCTGAAATTCTGGACCAGATATTTTGAACCGAGTAACTTTTTATTTGGATAATCCAAACCGAAAAACCCAAAAACCAAATATATACTTAATATACCAAAAACCCAAACCAAAATCGATTATTCTAGCCTAATTCGGTTCGTTTAGAGTTTTGGTCCTTGTCCGGTTCTTGATCCAAACACTCATTTCTACAATCCATgtctaaatattaaaaaaaaattaaatatcctctAACTTTTTTTTTCCTTAAATGTTTTTTACCTACATCATCATAACTCAAAGCATTCGATTTGTAAGTTCACGAGTCCAATTATCACGATCAAAACCTTCAACAAGATCACTCCTTCGGTTAAATGGGGATTATTACACGGTGTACAAAACAATATCAATTTGTGTAAGTAAAGtacattgctttttttttttttacaattatcCATATTTGTATAAAGTATAAACACAAACCAAAGTTGATTAATTTATTTATCAAAGAGCAACAAGATAACAACATAGTCAATGGGTATTATTAACAAACAAATATGATAATCAACAAGAtcttcaagtataagtgtataacAATACCAAATTACTTGTTCCCAATTACGTCTGAAGACTCTTGATGTTCTGAATTTGCTTTCCAGGATTGAGACCTTTTGGGCATGCACGAGCACAATTCAAAATGGTATGACATCGATACAACTTGAATTCATCATTTACTGCATCTAATCTTTCCTGTGTGTACTCATCACGACTATCCATAATCCACCTGAATCCAAATTGATTCACACATTTCAGATTCATGTTAAGAGTTTTTGATTCGATTTCAGATGTTAATCAAGAAACAGAAAGAGGTGATGTGATGAGATGAGATGAGAGGAATGGATTGTACCTATTGGCATGGAGAAGAGCAGCAGGGCCGAGATAAGATTCAGGGTTCCACCAATAGCTAGGGCAGGAAGTGCTGCAACAGGCGCACAATATGCATTCATACATTCCGTCGAGTTTCTCCCGATCTTTCTTGCTCTGAGGAATCTCTTTCCCTTCCCAACCGGCCGGCGCCGGCGACTTCCGCTTCAACCATGGTTCGATACTCTTGTACTGATTATAGAAATTGGTCATGTCCACCACCAGATCCTTAATCACAAACATATGCGGCAAAGGCGTAATCATCGTCGTCTCTTCCGACGGAATCTTCGTTAAACAAGCCAGTCCGTTACATCCGTCGATGTTCATAGCACATGATCCGCAGATTCCTTCACGGCAAGATCTACGAAACGTTAGAGATGGATCGATCTCGTTTTTGATCTTGATAAGCGCGTCGAGTACCATCGGTCCACACTCCTTGAGGTTTATCTCGTAGTTTCGTAGCTCCGGTTTGCCTGGATTGTCCGGATTCCATCGGTAGATTTGGAAATTCTTTAGGTTTTGTGAAGATCTGGTGGTGGGTTCCGATTGTTGAGCTTGAGGCTCCGAAGCATGAGCTCGGGAAAGAAAAAGCGTCGCCGCCGGCGACTTTTGAAGCCTGGAAATACCTCTGCGTACCAAACCAGTAGCCATTGTTATGGAGAAGGGATGATGTAAAATGACGAAAATGGGTAAAGAGGGGAGGAGGGTTTATAAGGAAAATAAACCGTCTTTGGGTGGATAGGGGTTGTAATTCTAGTGGCTGTTGAAGGGTAGATCGGGAACATGAGCGTATATTTAGTGGCCGTGCTGTAATTACGTGGAGCGTAAGAAATATGACCGGCGAAGGTGATGACGTGGCAAGAAACGAGCCCTCGGAGGAGTATAGGGCTCGTGTGGTGTGCGCGTGGAGCCATTAATTACCAATAAATATCTCACATTGCGTGAACAATTTTATAGTATAAATCTTCTAAAATGTAAACCAAAGCAttgtttaaagaaaaaaaatactatgTACAACAAGTCACCAAATATCACAAAAAAGtaaaactaattgaaaacaaaaaatataagtttgaaaattaaaaagttataaaaataaaactaaatattatattaatgaaatttacataataaaataaacattacttaatgttgtcgtcctcgttgtTGATGAGATGGTTGTTGTATGTATGCTCGGTTAAATCTTTTTTAAGATCGTTATACGATTTATGTAAAATACAATTCTAATCTTTCTAAAACTTACAGTTGCATTATCTTTATGAATACAAATGTAATCATTCTAAAGACAAAAGGTACTCTATCACATTAACATAATGGTGATAAACATAAACACATCATCATGGATTCATGGTACTCAACATTTGGAAAATATATCTTTTAATTGTCTTGTATAATATTTATGAGAGTAACAATGATTGTTGTATGGAAATAATGCGTGGAATTCaggtttatttataagtaaattttcaattttttttattccaCACCAAACCAGGACGACGTGCGTAGTCGTGGTATTTTTGTCTACGTATATGGTATTGGGGTTTCATTGGCTTTGGTCTCTCAAATGGCGACTCTCACATGTTGTATGGCAGAAAAACTTTTGTTTACTTATCTTGGTCTCCTGGTAGTTTGGACATTTCTTGTATTATTGGGTGGCAAGCTATCACGGATAGGCTCTTGAAGAAATTTTCTTCTTGGAAAGCCAAAACGCTTTCCATAGGAGGTAGGGCAGTTCTATTGAAATCTATGTTGGATGCTTTAGGCATAATTTATGTCTATTTTTAAAATGTTGGCAACTGTTAACAAGTTTTTAAAAGTTCCACGAACTAAGTTTTTTTTGGGGAGATCTTTTGGAAAGAAAAATAACTTGGATTAAATGGGACATGTCTATAGCTAGTATGGAAAGGGGGGAGCTTGATATTGGTAGTTTACAAGCATTTAACAAGGAGTTGTTGCTTAAATGGAAATagagtttcttttttttttcctctCCAAATCCTCAAGCTTTGTGGGTTAAAAGATTTATAGTTGATTCATGGTGTTTATAAAGATCTCGAGAGGGTGTTAGGGATTACTTTTTGATGTTAAAAGTCTTTTTTGTAAAAGGACTTTTTGGCTAGTGACTTTTTCCAAAAGATAgtatttaaaatgtgtttgtattTGCTTTTAGGGTATAAGTCATATTTTCATGTTAAAAAGTCCCAAAAGTCACAAAAAAGATAGAATTTTGTGACTTTTGAAACACTAACTTTTCCTCCTACATAAAAAGTTATTTTACAAGATCTTTTGCATTATCCAAACATCTTTTAGCCATTTTTTAACTTTTtagaaaagttaaaagacaaaagttgttttaaaagcaATCCCAAATACCTACTGATTCCGGGCAGGATCGAAGGGAGTCTGACGTTGTATAATTGGTTTTATAAATCATTTTCATGACATAAGGGTCATTGCTAGTTCGGCTATGCAACAACAGGTTGGCGATGGACCGACAATATTTGTTGGAAAGATTTTTGGTCGGGGGAGGATTCTTTGCTTATTAGATTCCCTATATTTTTTTCTTCTCGAAAATAACAGAGATTGTTTGATGAGAAATAGATGGAATGGTACGATATGGAGCTGAAACTGGCGTCATCAGATCACAGGATGTATTGTGTTTAAGTCAGTTTCGGGAGCTTAAGGAGTTGCTTAGTTTAGTCCAAATTACATACCAAAATGATAGTTGGAATTGGAACTTGGGAAATAATTTGATTTTTACAATAGGTGAAACACGAAAGTATATTGATGATGTCACTTTGCCACATTCTAATATTTATATTCATTGGAACAGTTTATCCCCGGACAAGATAATATTTTCTGTTGG includes:
- the LOC111908866 gene encoding succinate dehydrogenase [ubiquinone] iron-sulfur subunit 2, mitochondrial; this translates as MATGLVRRGISRLQKSPAATLFLSRAHASEPQAQQSEPTTRSSQNLKNFQIYRWNPDNPGKPELRNYEINLKECGPMVLDALIKIKNEIDPSLTFRRSCREGICGSCAMNIDGCNGLACLTKIPSEETTMITPLPHMFVIKDLVVDMTNFYNQYKSIEPWLKRKSPAPAGWEGKEIPQSKKDREKLDGMYECILCACCSTSCPSYWWNPESYLGPAALLHANRWIMDSRDEYTQERLDAVNDEFKLYRCHTILNCARACPKGLNPGKQIQNIKSLQT